In uncultured Methanobacterium sp., a genomic segment contains:
- a CDS encoding M6 family metalloprotease domain-containing protein, which yields MLINFNYLGCNYGEDAPVFFRHPHPKIYKKIEITTEMIKKGIKPTEFKNRGGLSSKNYKNFFNIIYQRHITLNKFLKVNKQTGLHTPKTVFEDEKKDLKGTLNALVLLVDFPDHINETPPEYYNDLLFSKGKVETGSMRDYYREVSWNQLDINGDVGGWYQANENYSNYVDLGQVNEDTLKWNMPRAKALVTETLLQAKEVNSFNFSKYDNDGKGNIDILIVIYAGEGAERTSNFSQLYPHRGKLSQPIELEDGIVADNYILMHELPSYDLGGFCHEVAHSLGVPDLYLPDFSSTMVGRWCLMGVGCYNNDGKTPGHLSAWCKLHLGWAKPETIKGSPQTYSIPAVTGNGANIFKLEIKGSGGKEYFLVENRQQKGFDEFLPSNGLLVWHVDETRGSSYFPNTDYKHPFLSLEQADGKNELGERVIEFSSLSLNLTKKDLTGDEGDVYPGDTNNRNFNSQSNPNSKSSRGFRSLVSITDISDSGDVITAKMGSNPSSPNIPPFPLGHLFKYLKPDTKYKM from the coding sequence ATGTTGATTAATTTTAATTATTTAGGGTGTAACTATGGTGAAGATGCCCCTGTTTTTTTCAGACATCCTCATCCTAAAATTTACAAAAAAATTGAAATAACAACTGAAATGATTAAAAAGGGTATTAAACCAACTGAATTTAAAAATAGAGGTGGTTTAAGTAGTAAAAATTACAAAAACTTTTTTAACATAATTTATCAACGTCACATAACTTTGAATAAATTTCTAAAAGTTAATAAACAAACTGGGCTTCATACACCAAAAACAGTATTTGAAGATGAAAAAAAGGATTTAAAAGGTACTTTGAATGCCCTAGTGTTACTGGTAGATTTCCCGGATCATATAAACGAAACTCCTCCTGAATATTATAATGATCTCCTTTTCAGCAAGGGCAAAGTTGAAACAGGTAGTATGAGAGATTACTATCGTGAAGTATCCTGGAATCAACTGGATATTAATGGTGATGTGGGAGGATGGTACCAGGCAAATGAAAATTACTCTAATTATGTGGATCTGGGCCAGGTCAACGAAGACACCTTAAAATGGAATATGCCTCGTGCCAAGGCACTGGTAACTGAAACATTACTGCAGGCAAAGGAAGTGAATAGTTTTAATTTTTCAAAGTATGATAATGATGGGAAGGGGAATATTGACATACTGATCGTGATTTATGCGGGTGAGGGTGCAGAACGAACCAGTAACTTTTCCCAACTTTACCCCCATCGGGGTAAATTATCCCAACCAATTGAATTAGAAGATGGAATAGTTGCTGATAATTACATACTCATGCATGAACTCCCATCCTATGATTTGGGGGGATTTTGTCATGAAGTAGCCCATTCACTGGGTGTACCTGACCTTTATCTTCCTGATTTTTCAAGTACTATGGTAGGTAGATGGTGCCTCATGGGTGTGGGATGTTACAATAACGATGGTAAAACCCCAGGACACTTAAGTGCATGGTGTAAATTACACTTAGGCTGGGCCAAACCAGAAACTATTAAAGGCTCGCCGCAGACCTACAGCATACCTGCAGTTACAGGTAATGGGGCAAATATATTTAAACTGGAAATTAAAGGTTCTGGTGGGAAAGAATACTTTTTAGTGGAAAATCGTCAACAGAAAGGATTTGATGAATTTCTACCCAGTAATGGATTATTAGTCTGGCATGTTGATGAGACTAGGGGATCGAGTTATTTTCCAAACACTGATTACAAGCACCCTTTCCTATCTTTAGAGCAGGCTGATGGTAAAAATGAATTGGGGGAACGTGTAATTGAATTCAGTTCACTGAGTCTTAATTTAACCAAAAAAGACCTTACTGGTGATGAGGGTGATGTTTATCCTGGAGATACCAATAATCGAAACTTCAACTCCCAATCCAACCCTAACAGTAAATCATCAAGGGGCTTTCGGTCATTGGTTAGTATAACTGATATTAGTGATTCAGGTGATGTGATCACTGCAAAAATGGGATCTAATCCGTCTAGTCCTAACATCCCCCCATTCCCTCTCGGGCATTTATTCAAATATTTAAAACCAGATACTAAGTATAAAATGTAA
- a CDS encoding MFS transporter, producing the protein MTLNSGEKSVSGERCALVLVVIGSFLIPFMGSSLSLALPLIQSDLSVSILLLGWIPTAFVLANAAMVLPFGKLADIHGRKKIFAYGLAIYTAASLLASFSNSGIILVLFSFLQGVGCAMIFATGIALLISIFPQNKRGRVLGINTTAVYIGLFMGPLLGGFLAQNFGWRSIFFINVPIGLFALALILTRLKGEWKGSPGDKFDLTGSVIYIFSLTALMYGFSTLHDFTGKIISFIGLIGLAVFYIVIKSSDNRVLTLKIFKNRITSFSGISLLLVTIATSAMWTLLSLYLQDLRGLDTMTTALILAVQPLAVALLSPLVGYMVDKNDHKSFIILGATIGTIGLLILTLLDINTSLTQVVIGLVLVGVGLGLFSTPTNRNFLGSLTTKYYGIGSATLSTLVFIGQTMSLGILLFILTGLMGNVEIAPSNYPLFMEGLHISFFLFAAFCAGGALLSYTGLGKLSSK; encoded by the coding sequence ATGACTTTAAATTCAGGTGAAAAATCCGTATCTGGGGAAAGATGTGCACTGGTACTGGTGGTTATTGGATCCTTTTTAATACCCTTTATGGGATCATCCCTTAGTCTGGCCCTTCCCCTTATCCAGAGTGACCTTTCAGTTAGCATACTACTTTTAGGATGGATTCCCACAGCATTTGTTCTGGCCAATGCTGCCATGGTCCTGCCATTTGGAAAACTGGCAGACATACACGGTCGAAAAAAAATATTCGCCTACGGGTTAGCAATATACACTGCAGCATCTTTACTAGCATCCTTTTCAAATTCAGGGATTATACTGGTATTATTCAGCTTCCTGCAGGGAGTTGGTTGTGCTATGATCTTTGCCACTGGAATTGCCCTTTTAATTTCCATCTTTCCCCAAAATAAAAGGGGTCGGGTTCTGGGGATCAACACCACCGCAGTCTATATTGGGCTGTTCATGGGACCGCTCCTGGGCGGTTTCCTGGCCCAAAATTTTGGATGGAGAAGTATATTCTTTATCAATGTTCCCATAGGATTATTTGCACTAGCGTTGATCCTAACCAGATTAAAGGGTGAGTGGAAAGGGTCTCCAGGTGATAAATTCGATCTAACAGGGTCAGTTATCTACATTTTTTCACTCACTGCATTAATGTACGGGTTTTCAACCCTCCACGACTTTACAGGGAAGATCATCTCATTTATAGGTCTTATTGGGCTGGCTGTCTTTTACATTGTAATCAAGTCTTCTGATAATCGCGTGTTAACCCTTAAAATATTTAAGAATAGGATTACCAGTTTCTCTGGTATATCCCTTCTCCTGGTGACCATTGCTACCTCAGCAATGTGGACGCTCTTGAGTTTATACCTTCAGGACCTGCGTGGACTGGACACCATGACCACCGCACTTATATTAGCAGTCCAACCACTTGCAGTGGCATTACTGTCACCTCTTGTGGGATACATGGTTGATAAAAATGATCATAAAAGCTTTATTATTCTAGGGGCGACAATCGGCACTATTGGATTACTTATCCTTACCTTACTGGATATAAATACATCCTTAACACAGGTTGTGATAGGATTAGTTCTGGTTGGAGTAGGGTTAGGATTGTTTTCCACACCAACCAATAGGAACTTCCTGGGGTCCTTAACCACCAAGTACTATGGTATTGGATCAGCAACCCTATCCACCCTGGTCTTTATTGGTCAAACCATGAGTCTTGGTATTTTACTATTTATCCTAACTGGATTAATGGGCAACGTGGAAATAGCACCCTCTAATTATCCTTTATTCATGGAAGGACTTCATATTTCCTTCTTTTTATTTGCAGCTTTCTGTGCAGGGGGTGCTTTGCTTTCATATACTGGGTTGGGGAAATTATCCTCAAAATGA
- a CDS encoding M48 family metalloprotease has translation MLEKNFIIDTELSSGHLEEALDFLREFYLLPQPDSFQNVSKGMVGGVGVLKYTATSKEDEWEVRVEIQATNPFSVKLLPVTVPTNFNISPKIDLLEEELFIAIQAFEDAIRQATLYFAWVEGEKIIPEAPPTHRKKASFRMFGSNMIMIYILFFGVNILLFLLLGIFLAIIGILIFQLFIVLLSDRILLNTSDWRITPENPRVHILEYQLPLEEFQKFQKKFGKDSIIKMKEEIYKKSLAVGLEPTCELGEDIFQEYGFHCQAEIKVAKVIDVYSIVEEAASKFNVTMPKVALSNTMIPNAAATGPSPNRGLVLITTGLLVQLEEDEILSVIGHEMGHLSGRDPIILFSIISAEFILRFTILFPLVVLSPLIYLIVALGFIFFVAKFFETRADLLSAMKIGQPQVLASALRKIGYQRLHAERISPTRFPSWINFDPHPPIYFRIDRLERMKTPVKVKNPLLKSAGDVVNGFKRTLGL, from the coding sequence ATGTTGGAAAAAAATTTCATTATTGACACCGAACTCTCATCAGGGCACCTGGAAGAAGCACTGGATTTTTTGCGAGAATTTTACCTGTTACCTCAACCGGACTCATTCCAAAATGTTTCCAAAGGAATGGTAGGTGGTGTTGGAGTTTTAAAATATACTGCTACCAGCAAAGAGGATGAATGGGAAGTTCGAGTGGAAATACAGGCAACAAATCCATTTTCTGTCAAGTTATTACCAGTTACGGTTCCTACTAATTTTAACATCTCCCCTAAAATTGATCTCCTGGAAGAAGAACTTTTCATTGCAATACAGGCATTTGAGGATGCCATCCGCCAGGCCACCCTTTACTTTGCATGGGTAGAGGGAGAAAAAATCATACCAGAGGCACCTCCCACCCATCGTAAGAAGGCATCTTTCCGCATGTTTGGTAGCAACATGATCATGATCTACATCCTCTTTTTTGGAGTTAACATTCTACTTTTCCTTTTACTGGGAATATTCCTGGCAATAATAGGTATACTCATTTTTCAACTTTTTATAGTTCTATTATCTGACCGGATATTACTTAATACCAGTGACTGGAGGATCACACCTGAAAATCCACGGGTGCATATTCTGGAGTATCAGCTACCCCTGGAGGAGTTCCAGAAATTCCAGAAAAAATTCGGTAAAGATAGTATAATTAAAATGAAGGAAGAAATCTACAAGAAAAGCCTTGCAGTGGGCCTTGAACCTACCTGTGAGTTAGGAGAAGACATATTTCAGGAATATGGTTTCCACTGCCAGGCCGAAATTAAGGTCGCCAAGGTGATTGATGTTTACAGCATAGTGGAAGAAGCTGCCAGTAAATTCAATGTTACCATGCCCAAAGTTGCTTTAAGTAACACCATGATCCCCAATGCCGCTGCTACTGGCCCCAGTCCCAACCGGGGACTGGTACTCATCACCACAGGACTACTGGTGCAGCTGGAAGAAGATGAGATACTATCAGTGATAGGTCATGAAATGGGTCATCTATCCGGCAGAGACCCGATAATACTCTTCAGTATAATTTCTGCAGAATTCATACTCAGATTCACCATCCTATTCCCACTGGTGGTCCTATCACCACTAATTTACCTGATTGTGGCATTAGGGTTTATTTTCTTTGTGGCCAAGTTCTTTGAAACCCGTGCCGATCTTTTATCCGCCATGAAAATAGGTCAACCTCAGGTTTTAGCCAGTGCACTGCGTAAAATTGGTTACCAGCGCCTTCATGCCGAAAGGATTTCACCCACCAGATTCCCCTCCTGGATAAACTTCGATCCCCATCCACCAATCTACTTCCGTATAGATCGCCTGGAACGTATGAAAACACCAGTAAAGGTAAAAAATCCCCTCTTAAAATCAGCGGGAGACGTGGTTAATGGTTTTAAACGTACACTTGGATTGTAA
- a CDS encoding ZIP family metal transporter — protein MFSSIILAGIWGFVAGSALLIGAFFGYFFKIPQRWVASIMAFGAGVLMSAVSFELLDEAYALGGPAHLVAGFLLGASIFTITNIYLARKGAKHRKRSVKPEENDTDNGAMAIAAGSVIDGIPESIAIGLTMIGGGVVSTATVVAIFLSNIPEGLSSSAGMKKEGWKARKVFSLWLTIAIVTSLSSLVGYSIFSQLPVEVTAVTLSIAAGGILAMLVDTMIPEAFSETHNLAGMVTVIGFAISFILSKL, from the coding sequence ATGTTTTCAAGTATAATACTGGCCGGAATATGGGGTTTTGTAGCTGGATCTGCCCTTCTTATAGGTGCATTCTTTGGCTACTTTTTTAAGATCCCACAACGCTGGGTGGCCTCTATCATGGCATTTGGGGCTGGTGTTCTCATGTCAGCGGTTTCATTTGAACTTCTGGATGAAGCCTATGCCCTGGGAGGACCAGCACATTTAGTAGCAGGATTCCTGTTAGGTGCCTCAATTTTCACCATAACCAACATTTACCTGGCACGTAAGGGAGCCAAGCACCGGAAAAGATCGGTGAAACCAGAGGAAAATGACACGGATAACGGGGCCATGGCCATAGCAGCAGGATCGGTCATTGATGGCATTCCGGAGTCAATTGCTATTGGACTGACCATGATCGGTGGGGGTGTGGTGAGTACCGCCACTGTGGTTGCTATCTTCCTATCCAACATACCAGAAGGTCTTTCCAGTTCAGCTGGAATGAAAAAAGAAGGTTGGAAAGCCAGGAAAGTTTTCTCTTTATGGCTGACTATTGCCATCGTTACCAGCTTATCTTCACTGGTAGGCTACTCCATATTCAGCCAGTTACCAGTTGAGGTGACTGCAGTTACCCTATCTATTGCTGCTGGAGGTATTCTGGCCATGCTGGTAGATACCATGATCCCTGAGGCCTTCTCTGAAACCCATAACCTGGCAGGGATGGTGACTGTGATTGGTTTTGCAATTTCTTTTATTCTTTCCAAATTGTAG
- a CDS encoding metallophosphoesterase family protein — MIKLPSRGLALVAGDLHGNLEDFNKIMEIWEDHSTKENHLILTGDFIHAMGSENDKSLEILDTGISYCKNFENFHLLLGNHEWATITKLTLYKGGVNQSLNFEELIREKFGGEWKEKLEEYTNFFKELPVAVKTANKVFISHAGPPKSIKSLNEIINITRKGYSNNLPLYELLWRRYGDYSKKDVDQFLETIGCRAMIVGHTPVDGFKLIGNQLIISSSYSRGKKAYVELDLEKEIHNGRYLKKMVKYFH; from the coding sequence GTGATAAAATTACCAAGTCGGGGTCTTGCATTAGTTGCAGGAGATCTTCACGGAAACCTAGAAGATTTCAATAAGATTATGGAAATATGGGAAGACCATTCAACTAAAGAAAACCATCTGATTTTAACCGGTGATTTTATCCATGCCATGGGGTCTGAAAACGATAAATCCTTGGAGATTTTGGATACAGGTATATCTTATTGTAAAAATTTTGAAAACTTTCACCTACTACTGGGAAATCATGAATGGGCAACCATTACCAAGCTCACACTTTACAAGGGAGGTGTAAATCAGAGTCTTAATTTTGAGGAACTTATAAGGGAGAAATTCGGTGGGGAATGGAAGGAAAAACTAGAGGAATACACCAATTTTTTTAAAGAACTTCCAGTGGCAGTGAAAACTGCTAACAAAGTCTTCATCAGCCATGCTGGACCACCAAAGAGTATAAAATCCCTGAATGAAATTATAAATATCACCCGAAAGGGATATTCTAACAACCTCCCTCTTTATGAACTTCTCTGGCGCCGATATGGTGATTACAGTAAAAAAGATGTGGACCAATTTCTGGAAACAATTGGTTGCCGAGCCATGATCGTGGGGCACACTCCAGTCGATGGTTTTAAACTCATTGGAAACCAATTAATTATATCGTCAAGTTACAGCAGGGGGAAAAAAGCATATGTGGAGCTTGACCTGGAAAAAGAGATTCATAATGGCCGATATCTTAAGAAAATGGTTAAATATTTCCATTAA
- a CDS encoding HIT family protein: MSIECPYCEKLVDYNFGDPLMETEHWIVFLAPNQSNLATCVVALKRDQKTLTGLSKEEWDDFILLLESMEKAVKSAFDATLFNWGCLMNTFYLEGKPEPHLHWHFIPRYKHTVDFAGCTFDDPHFGYMRPRPPKNISSDVRDKIADKIREFI; encoded by the coding sequence ATGAGTATTGAGTGTCCTTACTGTGAGAAACTGGTTGATTATAACTTTGGTGATCCACTAATGGAGACTGAACACTGGATTGTGTTTCTGGCACCTAATCAGAGTAATCTGGCTACCTGTGTGGTAGCACTGAAACGAGACCAGAAAACTTTGACAGGCCTATCCAAGGAGGAATGGGATGATTTTATTTTGCTCCTGGAGAGTATGGAGAAGGCAGTTAAATCTGCATTTGATGCTACTCTTTTTAATTGGGGCTGCCTTATGAACACTTTTTACCTTGAAGGTAAACCAGAACCACACCTGCACTGGCATTTCATTCCCCGTTACAAGCATACAGTGGATTTTGCTGGTTGCACCTTTGATGATCCCCACTTTGGTTATATGCGTCCCAGACCACCGAAAAATATCTCTTCTGATGTTCGTGATAAGATTGCGGATAAAATAAGAGAATTTATTTAA
- a CDS encoding DUF4350 domain-containing protein: MCGFRINTHLFLFFFILSIIVLSLGSCTAQDSKRVLFDESGSYGKLYTIYNSGASGTSVFANLLQENGFKVSTDQGPLTPEKLKNYDVVVMMFPYRNYTNQEIIYLKEYVSNGGGLLLVGNPWGVEDGDSHSIYNRIANGFGVDFAYNVLVVDPNENIGLSNFIKVTDLRSNPLTSNIDEIYYMQGTYLSNPGCSTVAIYSGKDSWADNLFLTSEGYSQNNQLRESNETGGPLPLYSTMEYGKGKIVFAGSAASFTNLYIYRSNGWKLGLNSVNWLSNNPIPSEYKTAGVFSLTLGDLGYRVSGTILLAILIIISLFFIIKREKKVELSRVIKTIKNWKYYVLIGFNLFFTVLGAIMFFPVNFMLFDRTQFLYYDPYFGYTLLITGLLFLLFNGIILYNIIFRERIPAKYNYFNLGILLIFAGFTIFLGPVFSFPMMEIFTIGSLILLAPGVINYWFIHNHGYDLIIEGKEFNRLAKLSIKSLPYELHSLYHDAIYLGEGGFGRVYHAKTMKGEDVAIKIPKSFDKRAEKTFISEVSNWSQLNHPNIVQLYNFKILPIPYIEMEYCERALEHGKKPLDESINIVYESAKGLSYAHGKNIIHGDVKTSNIMSHNGVYKVSDWGLSKMTTGESVTLSGATPQYAAPEQISYEFGKSDERTDIYQLGVVFYELVTGQLPFEGEISVVYGSILNSDPVPPSHINPKAQLVEPIIMKCLNKIKKERYNSMEQLIEELEDYRKPSDETIIMEKD; the protein is encoded by the coding sequence ATGTGTGGTTTCCGTATAAACACTCATTTATTCTTGTTTTTTTTTATTCTGAGCATTATTGTTCTTTCTTTAGGTTCATGCACAGCCCAAGATAGTAAAAGAGTGCTTTTTGATGAAAGTGGATCCTACGGTAAATTATACACAATTTACAATTCAGGCGCCTCAGGAACCTCAGTTTTTGCCAATTTACTGCAAGAAAATGGTTTCAAAGTTTCAACAGATCAGGGCCCCCTAACACCAGAAAAACTTAAAAATTATGATGTGGTGGTCATGATGTTCCCTTATCGTAACTACACTAACCAGGAAATCATTTATCTTAAGGAGTATGTCAGTAATGGAGGTGGACTCCTACTGGTAGGTAATCCTTGGGGAGTGGAAGATGGGGATTCGCATTCAATATATAACCGAATTGCCAACGGATTCGGAGTGGACTTTGCCTACAATGTTCTAGTGGTGGATCCCAATGAAAATATTGGACTTTCCAATTTTATTAAAGTCACTGATTTAAGATCAAATCCTTTAACATCCAATATAGATGAAATTTATTACATGCAAGGAACATACTTGAGCAATCCAGGTTGTTCAACGGTTGCTATCTATTCCGGGAAAGATTCCTGGGCGGATAATCTATTTTTAACATCAGAAGGATATTCTCAGAATAACCAACTAAGGGAATCAAATGAAACTGGAGGTCCACTTCCATTATACTCTACCATGGAATACGGTAAAGGTAAAATCGTTTTCGCAGGTTCTGCAGCATCTTTCACCAATCTTTACATCTACAGGAGCAACGGATGGAAATTAGGTTTAAACTCAGTAAACTGGCTTTCAAATAATCCCATACCCTCAGAATACAAAACTGCAGGCGTATTCTCATTAACACTGGGAGATTTAGGATACAGGGTGTCAGGAACAATTTTATTAGCTATTCTAATCATAATAAGTCTGTTCTTTATCATAAAACGGGAGAAAAAAGTTGAATTATCCCGGGTGATCAAAACCATTAAAAACTGGAAATATTATGTTTTAATCGGATTTAATCTTTTTTTCACTGTATTGGGAGCTATAATGTTCTTCCCAGTTAATTTCATGCTTTTTGACCGTACCCAGTTCTTATATTATGATCCATATTTCGGTTACACCTTACTAATCACCGGCTTATTATTCCTGTTATTCAATGGCATAATACTGTACAACATCATATTCAGAGAAAGAATCCCAGCAAAATATAACTACTTCAACTTAGGAATACTCCTAATTTTCGCGGGATTCACAATTTTTCTGGGACCAGTATTCTCCTTTCCCATGATGGAAATATTCACCATTGGTAGTCTAATTCTACTGGCCCCAGGTGTGATTAACTACTGGTTTATCCACAATCATGGATACGATCTGATAATAGAAGGTAAAGAATTCAACAGACTGGCCAAATTATCAATAAAATCACTGCCCTACGAATTACACTCATTATATCATGATGCAATATACTTGGGAGAAGGTGGTTTTGGAAGAGTTTACCATGCAAAAACAATGAAAGGCGAAGACGTGGCCATTAAAATTCCTAAAAGCTTTGATAAACGTGCTGAGAAGACTTTCATTAGTGAAGTTTCCAATTGGAGTCAATTAAACCATCCCAACATTGTGCAGCTCTACAATTTCAAAATTCTTCCTATACCTTATATAGAAATGGAATATTGTGAACGCGCACTGGAACACGGAAAAAAACCGCTAGATGAATCCATTAACATAGTATATGAGAGTGCAAAGGGGCTTTCTTATGCCCATGGCAAAAACATCATACACGGCGATGTTAAAACTTCCAATATAATGAGTCATAATGGAGTGTACAAAGTTTCAGATTGGGGTTTAAGTAAAATGACCACCGGTGAATCAGTAACCCTTTCCGGGGCAACACCCCAGTATGCTGCTCCAGAACAGATATCATACGAATTTGGAAAGTCAGATGAACGTACTGATATATACCAATTAGGAGTTGTGTTTTATGAATTGGTAACTGGACAGTTACCCTTTGAAGGGGAAATCTCAGTAGTTTACGGTTCCATACTTAACAGTGATCCTGTTCCCCCGTCTCACATAAATCCCAAGGCTCAGCTGGTTGAACCCATCATCATGAAATGTCTGAATAAGATTAAAAAGGAAAGATACAATTCCATGGAACAGCTTATAGAGGAACTTGAAGATTACCGCAAACCCAGTGATGAAACCATAATAATGGAAAAAGACTAG
- a CDS encoding FHA domain-containing protein, whose translation MSTRTIIIFVIFIMITGIILVLRDYLMVSFQFQWLNFIYALFLAIIAAILINYFYKRYSAKSKMLQTTVTPPRSSQSQAKLILKEKHEFIIKEYERIFGRENFIGVLMADDLLFIGKEHFKISKKDDGFYIQDLETKNGTQVNSKDIKGLSSVKLHNGDNILVADVLNIRYIEKIV comes from the coding sequence ATGTCTACAAGAACCATTATTATATTTGTTATCTTCATAATGATAACTGGGATAATTTTAGTACTTAGAGATTATTTAATGGTTTCTTTTCAATTTCAGTGGCTAAATTTTATATATGCTCTGTTTCTGGCTATAATTGCAGCAATATTAATCAATTACTTTTACAAACGGTACTCAGCTAAATCCAAGATGTTACAAACTACAGTAACACCGCCCCGGTCCTCACAATCTCAGGCTAAACTGATTTTAAAGGAAAAACATGAATTCATCATCAAGGAGTATGAGCGAATCTTTGGTAGAGAAAACTTTATTGGTGTGTTGATGGCTGATGACCTGTTATTTATAGGGAAAGAACATTTTAAAATATCTAAAAAGGACGATGGTTTCTACATACAAGACTTAGAAACTAAAAATGGGACTCAAGTTAATTCTAAGGATATTAAAGGACTTAGTAGTGTCAAATTACATAATGGAGATAATATATTAGTGGCGGATGTTTTGAATATTAGATACATTGAAAAGATAGTTTGA
- a CDS encoding FHA domain-containing protein → MSQKQIIILIGSLVLLIILLFIFWKETLLNWFNRGWEDVIIAAILAIICGFGIEFLYRKFSKKSKLALTTMVMKPRKLLAKLVLPDGISITITHSERIFGREDFLGILVADELMFIGKEHFKLTRLDDGFYIEDMDTKNGTTVNGEEIKGLGKIKLNDNDQIGMAQTLTVSYHEEDVND, encoded by the coding sequence ATGTCGCAAAAACAGATAATCATTTTAATTGGATCATTGGTGCTCTTAATTATTTTATTATTTATATTTTGGAAAGAAACATTATTGAACTGGTTTAACAGGGGATGGGAAGATGTCATTATCGCGGCTATTCTTGCTATTATCTGTGGTTTCGGGATTGAATTTTTATACCGGAAATTTTCCAAGAAATCTAAATTAGCTTTGACCACTATGGTTATGAAACCTCGTAAATTACTTGCAAAACTAGTTCTACCCGATGGTATCAGTATTACAATCACTCACTCTGAAAGAATTTTTGGTCGTGAAGATTTTTTGGGAATATTAGTGGCAGACGAGCTAATGTTTATTGGTAAAGAACATTTCAAACTTACCAGATTAGATGATGGATTTTATATCGAAGATATGGACACTAAAAATGGTACAACTGTTAATGGGGAGGAGATTAAAGGTTTGGGAAAAATAAAATTAAATGATAATGATCAGATCGGGATGGCACAAACCTTAACTGTTTCATACCATGAAGAAGATGTGAATGATTGA
- the nucS gene encoding endonuclease NucS yields the protein MKLVEEKNPDTQRVLEIINEGLLKRAVITIMASCRVYYDGRAVSRLELGDRIILIKSDGSFIIHQDRNLEPVNWQPPKTKVTADIHQGMVKIRGVRRNPTESLEAEILQTHMISYFIGEDVESLELAGYEANMGDLIFKDPEVIEKGFRPTSREYHTPQGFIDILGKDHEGNITILELKSRKAGVNAVKQLRRYVDCFSDHKEAVRGVLVAPSVTDDARELLEEQKMEFKALEPPRELGKDKVITLESFFGQGSSQ from the coding sequence ATGAAACTGGTGGAAGAAAAAAACCCGGATACCCAACGAGTACTGGAGATTATTAATGAAGGATTATTAAAAAGGGCAGTTATTACTATCATGGCTTCCTGTCGTGTTTATTATGATGGAAGGGCTGTAAGTCGCCTGGAATTAGGTGACAGGATCATATTAATCAAATCAGATGGCTCATTCATAATCCACCAGGACCGAAACCTGGAACCCGTAAACTGGCAACCGCCCAAAACCAAAGTCACAGCTGATATTCATCAGGGAATGGTTAAAATCAGAGGAGTCAGGCGAAACCCCACAGAGTCCCTGGAAGCAGAAATTCTGCAAACCCACATGATATCTTATTTCATAGGTGAAGATGTTGAAAGCCTGGAACTTGCTGGTTACGAGGCAAATATGGGTGATCTTATATTTAAGGATCCTGAAGTTATAGAAAAGGGTTTTCGACCCACTTCACGTGAATATCACACTCCCCAGGGATTCATTGACATACTGGGTAAAGATCATGAGGGTAATATAACCATTCTAGAACTGAAAAGTAGAAAAGCCGGTGTTAACGCGGTTAAACAGTTGCGAAGGTATGTTGATTGCTTCAGTGATCATAAAGAAGCGGTCAGGGGAGTTTTAGTTGCCCCTTCTGTTACCGATGATGCCCGTGAATTACTGGAAGAACAAAAAATGGAATTCAAGGCACTGGAACCTCCAAGGGAATTGGGTAAAGATAAAGTAATTACACTGGAAAGTTTTTTTGGACAGGGCAGTTCCCAATAA